From Triticum aestivum cultivar Chinese Spring chromosome 4A, IWGSC CS RefSeq v2.1, whole genome shotgun sequence, a single genomic window includes:
- the LOC100049035 gene encoding tubulin alpha-3 chain, with product MRECISIHIGQAGIQVGNACWELYCLEHGIQPDGQMPGDKTVGGGDDAFNTFFSETGAGKHVPRAVFVDLEPTVIDEVRTGTYRQLFHPEQLISGKEDAANNFARGHYTIGKEIVDLCLDRIRKLADNCTGLQGFLVFNAVGGGTGSGLGSLLLERLSVDYGKKSKLGFTVYPSPQVSTSVVEPYNSVLSTHSLLEHTDVAVLLDNEAIYDICRRSLDIERPTYTNLNRLVSQVISSLTASLRFDGALNVDVNEFQTNLVPYPRIHFMLSSYAPVISAEKAYHEQLSVAEITNSAFEPSSMMAKCDPRHGKYMACCLMYRGDVVPKDVNAAVATIKTKRTIQFVDWCPTGFKCGINYQPPSVVPGGDLAKVQRAVCMISNSTSVVEVFSRIDHKFDLMYAKRAFVHWYVGEGMEEGEFSEAREDLAALEKDYEEVGAEFDEGEDGDEGDEY from the exons ATGAGGGAGTGCATCTCGATCCACATCGGCCAGGCCGGTATCCAGGTCGGGAACGCGTGCTGGGAGCTCTACTGCCTCGAGCATGGCATTCAG CCTGATGGACAGATGCCCGGTGACAAGACCGTTGGGGGAGGTGATGATGCTTTCAACACCTTCTTCAGTGAGACTGGTGCTGGGAAGCATGTCCCCCGCGCGGTCTTTGTTGATCTTGAGCCCACTGTGATTGATGAGGTGAGGACTGGCACTTACCGCCAGCTCTTCCACCCTGAGCAGCTTATCAGTGGCAAGGAGGATGCAGCCAACAACTTTGCCCGTGGTCACTACACCA TTGGCAAGGAGATTGTTGACCTATGCCTTGACCGTATCAGGAAGCTTGCAGACAACTGCACTGGTCTCCAGGGGTTCCTTGTCTTCAACGCTGTTGGAGGTGGAACTGGCTCTGGCCTTGGTTCTCTTCTCCTTGAGCGTCTCTCTGTTGACTATGGAAAGAAGTCCAAGCTTGGGTTCACAGTGTACCCATCCCCTCAGGTCTCCACCTCTGTTGTTGAGCCATACAACAGTGTCCTGTCCACCCACTCTCTCCTTGAGCACACTGATGTGGCTGTCCTCCTTGACAATGAGGCCATCTATGACATCTGCCGCCGCTCCCTTGACATTGAGCGCCCAACATACACCAACCTCAATAGGCTCGTTTCTCAG GTCATCTCATCCCTGACTGCTTCCCTGAGGTTTGATGGTGCTCTGAATGTTGATGTGAATGAGTTTCAGACCAACCTGGTGCCCTACCCGAGGATCCACTTCATGCTTTCCTCCTACGCCCCAGTGATCTCAGCTGAGAAGGCTTACCATGAGCAGCTCTCTGTCGCTGAGATCACCAACAGCGCCTTCGAGCCTTCCTCCATGATGGCCAAGTGTGACCCCCGCCATGGCAAGTACATGGCCTGCTGCCTCATGTACCGTGGTGATGTTGTGCCCAAGGATGTCAACGCTGCTGTGGCCACCATCAAGACGAAGCGCACCATCCAGTTTGTGGACTGGTGCCCCACTGGTTTCAAGTGTGGTATCAACTACCAGCCACCCAGCGTCGTCCCAGGCGGCGACCTCGCCAAGGTCCAGAGGGCCGTGTGCATGATCTCCAACTCCACCAGCGTTGTCGAGGTCTTCTCCCGCATCGACCACAAGTTCGACCTGATGTACGCTAAGCGTGCCTTCGTCCACTGGTACGTGGGTGAGGGCATGGAGGAGGGTGAGTTCTCTGAGGCCCGTGAGGATCTTGCTGCCCTGGAGAAGGACTATGAAGAAGTTGGCGCTGAGTTCGACGAGGGCGAGGACGGTGATGAGGGTGATGAGTACTAG